Proteins found in one Quercus robur chromosome 2, dhQueRobu3.1, whole genome shotgun sequence genomic segment:
- the LOC126706892 gene encoding germin-like protein subfamily 1 member 11, whose product MMKGVHYLVTVALLALASTLAFAGDPSPLQDFCVAINNTNSAVFVNGKFYKDPMLTTANDFFISGLDIPGNTKNQLGLSVNLVNVDKLAGLNTLGISLARIDFALHGLSPLHTHPRGTELLIVLKGTLLVGFVTSDPNNHLFTKTLNQGDVFVLPVGLIHFQLNIRETNVVAFSSLSSQNPRVITMANAIFGSNPPINPDVLIKAFQVDKNVVDYLQKIFHG is encoded by the exons ATGATGAAAGGTGTTCATTACCTTGTGACTGTGGCCCTGTTGGCTTTGGCATCCACCCTTGCTTTTGCGGGTGACCCTAGTCCTCTGCAAGATTTCTGTGTTGCAATTAACAATACCAATTCTGCTG TATTTGTGAATGGAAAGTTCTACAAGGACCCAATGCTTACAACAGCAAATGATTTTTTCATCTCCGGGCTAGATATTCCTGGAAACACTAAAAATCAACTAGGATTGAGTGTCAATCTTGTGAACGTGGATAAACTTGCAGGCCTCAACACTCTAGGTATTTCCTTGGCTCGCATTGACTTTGCACTGCATGGCTTAAGTCCTCTACACACTCATCCTCGTGGCACCGAGCTTCTGATAGTCTTAAAGGGTACTCTCCTTGTGGGCTTTGTGACATCCGACCCTAACAACCACCTCTTCACCAAAACTTTAAATCAAGGAGATGTCTTTGTGCTCCCAGTTGGTCTCATTCACTTCCAGCTCAACATAAGAGAGACCAATGTTGTTGCCTTTTCTAGTCTCAGTAGCCAAAATCCTAGGGTCATCACAATGGCAAATGCAATCTTTGGATCTAATCCTCCCATTAATCCTGATGTTCTCATCAAGGCCTTCCAAGTGGACAAGAATGTGGTTGATTATCTTCAGAAAATATTCCATGGATAA
- the LOC126714134 gene encoding germin-like protein subfamily 1 member 11 translates to MMKGVHYLVTMALLALASTLAFADDPSPLQDFCVAINNTNSAVFVNGKFCKDPMLTTADDFFISGLDIPGNTENQLGFSVNLVDVNKFAGLNTLGISLARIDFAPYGLTPLHTHPRGTELLVVLEGTLLAGFVTSDPDHRFFTKTLNQGDVFVFPVGLIHFQFNIGKTNAVAFAGLSSQNPGFNTIANAVFGSNPPINPDVLIKAFQLDKNVIDYLQKIFHG, encoded by the exons ATGATGAAAGGTGTTCACTACCTTGTGACTATGGCCCTGTTGGCTTTGGCATCCACCCTTGCTTTTGCGGATGACCCTAGTCCTCTGCAAGATTTCTGTGTTGCAATTAACAATACCAATTCTGCTG TATTTGTGAATGGAAAGTTCTGCAAGGACCCAATGCTTACAACAGCAGATGATTTTTTCATCTCCGGGCTAGATATTCCTGGAAACACTGAAAATCAACTAGGATTTAGTGTCAATCTTGTGGATGTGAATAAATTTGCAGGCCTCAACACTCTAGGTATTTCCTTGGCTCGCATTGACTTTGCACCGTATGGCTTAACTCCTCTACACACTCATCCTCGTGGCACCGAGCTTCTGGTAGTCTTAGAGGGTACTCTCCTTGCGGGCTTTGTGACATCCGACCCAGACCACCGCTTCTTCACCAAAACTTTAAATCAAGGAGATGTCTTTGTGTTCCCAGTTGGTCTTATTCACTTCCAGTTCAACATAGGAAAGACCAATGCTGTTGCCTTTGCTGGTCTCAGTAGCCAAAATCCTGGGTTCAACACAATAGCAAACGCGGTCTTTGGATCTAATCCTCCCATTAATCCAGATGTTCTCATCAAGGCCTTCCAATTGGACAAGAATGTGATTGATTATCTTCAGAAAATATTCCACGGATAA